Below is a genomic region from Betaproteobacteria bacterium.
TCGGAGCAAGAGCGGCTGGCGTTGCTCGTGCTTGCGCACCGCGGCCAGCTGCGCCGGGTGGAAACGCTTGCGACCGCGGATTCGGATTGGCCGCTGGTCGCGATCTTGCGGCTGGCGGCGCTGTTCTACCGCAGCCGCAGCGAGCTCGACTTGCCGGCGCTCGTCTTCAAGGGCCGGGGCCGGCGCTTCAGCCTCGGCGTTCCCGCCGATTGGCTTGCCGACAATGCGCTCACCGAAATGGCGCTGCGCGAAGAGATCAAGCAATGGCGCGGCTCGGGCGGCGAGCTGGAGATCCGCCTGACCGGTTCGCAGCACGGCGTCGGCGTGCTGCTGAGCGCGGCTTGAGCGAGCCACTCGGGCCGTAGGTGCGCGCCCGGCCGCAACGTCAGACCAGCTCGGGCCCAAGCACCGCGCGCAGAACGGTGTGCCGCTGGTCGCGCACGAACCACCAGATCGACCCCTTGCGCACGCTCCACTCGGACTCCGTGCCAGTGAGCAGGCGTGCGGCGGTCATGCCCAACGTGGGCTGGTGTCCGACCACGACCACCGCATGCAGCGCGTCGGGCCACTGCGCTGCTTCCAAGATCGAATCCGGCGTGGCCGCAAGCCCCAGCTCCGAGCGC
It encodes:
- a CDS encoding histidine phosphatase family protein, with the translated sequence MDLILWRHADAEDGYPDEKRPLTVKGHRQAVRMARWLEQYLPAKCVVLASPALRTQQTAAALGARIATRSELGLAATPDSILEAAQWPDALHAVVVVGHQPTLGMTAARLLTGTESEWSVRKGSIWWFVRDQRHTVLRAVLGPELV